A single genomic interval of Helianthus annuus cultivar XRQ/B chromosome 13, HanXRQr2.0-SUNRISE, whole genome shotgun sequence harbors:
- the LOC110899240 gene encoding uncharacterized protein LOC110899240, giving the protein MGLSPVSISPATFTGPTNFLHFSSRFKPSISFFTNPSFASKHISSSLSSMASITLTVHASSSSTGATNQEVDSSNPASVGATDLLIVGPGVLGRLVAENWRKEYPGCQITGETVTTDHHDELIKMGINPTLKGVKREHKFPYVIYCAPPSRSSDYAGDVGEAASMWNGEGSFLFTSSSAPYDRYDNGDCNEDSPVVPIGKSPRTDILLKAEKKVLEAGGCVVRLAGLYKLDRGMHLYYLKQGTIEANPHHLVNLIHYEDAASLCVAILKKKLCGRLFLGCDNHPVSRQEVMDLVAKSGKFDNTFVGFTGTDGVLGKKLNNSKTREEIGWEPKYKSFTHCLGVAE; this is encoded by the exons ATGGGATTATCACCTGTTTCTATATCTCCGGCCACCTTCACCGGACCTACCAACTTTCTTCATTTTTCTTCCCGTTTCAAACCTTCAATTTCCTTCTTTACAAACCCTAGTTTCGCATCCAAACACATCTCTTCTTCGTTATCATCGATGGCCTCCATAACTCTCACAGTTCACGCTTCTTCCTCCTCCACTG GTGCTACAAATCAAGAAGTAGATAGTTCAAATCCTGCCAGTGTTGGAGCAACGGATCTGCTGATTGTTGGTCCAGGTGTTCTTGGTCGCTTAGTTGCAGAAAATTGGCGGAAG GAATACCCAGGATGCCAAATTACCGGGGAGACAGTTACTACCGACCACCATGACGAGCTTATTAAAATGGGTATTAATCCAACGTTAAAGGGAGTTAAACGGGAACATAAATTCCCTTATGTCATTTACTGTGCACCACCTTCTAGAAGCTCAGACTATGCTGGTGATGTCGG AGAAGCTGCATCAATGTGGAACGGTGAAGGTTCTTTCCTGTTTACATCAAGCTCAGCACCGTATGATCGATATGACAATGGAGACTGCAATGAG GACAGTCCAGTGGTACCAATCGGGAAGAGTCCAAGGACCGATATTCTTTTAAAAGCGGAGAAGAAAGTTCTGGAAGCCGGTGGTTGTGTTGTTAGGTTGGCGGGACTCTAC AAATTAGATAGAGGAATGCATCTCTATTACTTAAAACAAGGAACTATTGAAGCTAATCCTCATCACCTCGTTAATCTCATTCATTATGAG GATGCTGCCTCTCTCTGTGTTGCAATATTGAAAAAGAAACTATGTGGTCGGCTTTTTTTAGGATGCGATAATCATCCTGTATCCAG ACAAGAAGTGATGGACTTGGTTGCTAAGAGTGGGAAATTTGATAACACGTTCGTGGGGTTTACAG GCACGGATGGCGTTTTGGGTAAGAAATTGAACAACTCGAAAACACGGGAGGAGATAGGATGGGAACCAAAATATAAAAGCTTTACTCATTGTCTTGGGGTAGCCGAGTAA
- the LOC110899239 gene encoding TOG array regulator of axonemal microtubules protein 1 — protein MALRSLDNTLPLSPERPKKTVKVAISIPKQPAVSKVNDENKLPLDPSVVAPAVDAIDYISSENLKPVSDPDVKFKSLMEGLESKDWLKICDSLNDVRRLALFHSEILLPILEKVVMVLVKSMKNPRSALCKTAIMAASDLFKSFGDKLLESSTPNDAVDQMMLQLLLKASQDKKFVCEEAERTLNTMVVSTTPIPLLHKLKVYVKHANMRVRAKAAVSISQCVSKMETGEMREYGLVSLVQTSAELLKDRLPEAREAARGMVLLVHKAVMEDGENEEEEDKWQNFCQLNLAAIDALTMVKLVASQ, from the exons ATGGCTCTTCGATCTCTCGATAACACCCTGCCATTGTCCCCCGAACGGCCCAAAAAGACCGTTAAAGTTGCGATTTCGATACCTAAACAGCCTGCTGTTTCGAAAGTTAATGATGAGAACAAACTCCCTTTGGATCCTTCTGTTGTTGCTCCTGCTGTTGATGCTATTGATTATATCTCATCTGAAAATCTTAAACCCGTTTCCGATCCCGATGTTAAGTTCAAG AGTCTAATGGAAGGACTGGAGTCAAAGGACTGGCTAAAAATTTGCGATTCGTTAAACGATGTGAGGCGACTGGCATTGTTCCACTCTGAGATCCTGCTACCGATCTT GGAAAAGGTTGTGATGGTTTTAGTGAAATCAATGAAGAATCCAAGAAGTGCTTTATGCAAGACTGCAATCATGGCTGCTTCTGATCTTTTCAAATCCTTTGGTGATAAGCTGCTTGAGTCTTCTACCCCTAATGATGCTGTTGACCAAATG ATGCTGCAACTGCTACTGAAAGCTTCTCAAGATAAGAAGTTTGTGTGTGAAGAAGCAGAGAGAACACTTAACACAATGGTTGTGTCCACAACACCAATCCCTTTGCTTCACAAGCTCAAAGTGTATGTTAAGCATGCAAATATGAGAGTTAGGGCCAAAGCTGCTGTTTCGATCTCTCAGTGTGTCTCTAAAATG GAGACGGGTGAGATGAGAGAATACGGGCTTGTTTCGTTGGTGCAAACGTCGGCTGAGTTGTTGAAAGATAGGCTTCCTGAAGCGAGAGAGGCGGCTCGAGGTATGGTGTTGTTGGTTCACAAGGCGGTTATGGAGGATGGGgagaatgaagaagaagaagataagTGGCAAAACTTTTGCCAGTTGAATTTGGCAGCCATTGATGCGTTGACCATGGTCAAACTTGTTGCATCTCAGTAG